From Triticum urartu cultivar G1812 unplaced genomic scaffold, Tu2.1 TuUngrouped_contig_6299, whole genome shotgun sequence, the proteins below share one genomic window:
- the LOC125530416 gene encoding uncharacterized protein LOC125530416, whose product MDYCCCGQAVLRMRSSKTNGSVQKAGRVSHAQGEGPSWVLVAGGVLVSTLSVRLGCKLKQMFDTKKQNSTSRAKRRPGACELHSNLYRFDDETNCYCCVSDGGVEIKQAPASYLSKPDEFSLPLAKIPGPESSKENSGVMWTSSPDRLEDHRRPLQYSNSSGSPCVSEAGSDIYIKREVIQKLRQHLRRRDEMIMEMQAQIADLKNSLSIEETQTANLQSQLDGANRDLFESEREIQQLRKIIADHCVAEALSRDKPLQAGNWQPDAANGHANGYADSSIDDPELHCIGIEKRNGEAERVEMLKREVGELKEVIEGKDFLLQSYKEQKVELCSKMRELQERLSAQVPNIL is encoded by the exons ATGGATTATTGCTGTTGTG GTCAAGCTGTTCTTAGGATGAGGTCCTCCAAGACTAATGGGAGCGTGCAGAAGGCGGGGAGAGTTAGCCATGCCCAGGGAGAAGGGCCGAGCTGGGTTCTTGTCGCGGGAGGAGTTCTGGTTAGCACGCTCTCGGTCAGACTTGGATGCAAGCTGAAGCAGATGTTTGATACCAAGAAGCAAAATAGTACATCCAGAG CCAAAAGAAGACCTGGAGCTTGTGAACTACACTCCAATCTGTACCGGTTTGATGATGAAACCAATTGCTACTGCTGTGTCTCAG atggtggagtggaaatcAAGCAAGCACCTGCAAGTTATTTATCGAAACCTGATGAATTCTCCCTTCCTCTTGCAAAGATACCAGGGCCAGAATCAAGCAAAGAGAACAGTGGCGTCATGTGGACGTCATCGCCTGACCGGCTTGAAGATCATCGCAGACCATTGCAGTACTCAAACAGTTCTGGCTCTCCCTGTGTTTCAGAAGCAGGATCTGACATTTATATCAAGAGAGAGGTCATACAGAAGTTGAGACAGCACCTCAGGAGACGTGATGAGATGATCATGGAGATGCAAGCACAGATAGCTGATCTTAAGAACTCTCTCAGCATCGAGGAGACGCAGACCGCCAATTTGCAGTCCCAGCTGGATGGTGCCAATCGAGATCTGTTCGAATCCGAGAGGGAGATCCAGCAGCTAAGGAAGATCATCGCAGATCATTGTGTGGCTGAAGCACTCTCCCGCGACAAGCCCTTGCAAGCTGGAAACTGGCAACCAGATGCCGCCAATGGGCATGCTAATGGCTATGCTGATAGCAGCATCGATGACCCTGAGCTGCATTGTATTGGTATTGAGAAGAGGAACGGCGAGGCAGAGAGGGTGGAGATGCTCAAGAGAGAGGTCGGCGAGCTGAAGGAGGTCATCGAAGGGAAGGACTTCCTGCTCCAGAGCTACAAGGAGCAGAAGGTGGAGCTCTGCTCGAAGATGAGAGAGCTGCAGGAAAGGCTCTCGGCACAGGTGCCCAACATCTTGTAG